The uncultured Desulfatiglans sp. DNA window GTCCATCCGGCGCCTCCGAACAGGCCAAAGCGATCAGGCGTGCTTCAAAAGCCCCATCAAAGATGACCTCCCGGGGTGGCTTTTCCCTGGGCTTACGCTCCAGGGCCGCCTCGAGCCCTTCTTCCACGAAGCGCTTCTTCAGGTGCTCGATCATGCGGGTACTGGCGCCCAGAGCTGTTGCCACTTCATCCGTAGCCCATGCCGGGCCATCGGGGCCAGCATCGCACAGTAACAAAGCACGTGCGTGGATGAACTTTCTTGCCTGGATTTTACCGCGCCGTGTCAATGCCTCCAGTTCTTTGCGTTCCTCTGCACTCAGCGTTACTCGGTATCTTGGCGCCATGGCGACCCTCCTTGTGGTCGCCATTATATCATATGCCGTTAAAAACGAAATATTAAATGTTACATGGTACTAGTCTCCATCCGGAAATGATTTTCCGGTAGAACTCAGTTTCCAATCCGGAAATGAGGATTTTTGGCCAATATCAATGAAATCAAGCGTTTGCTTGTGCGGCGACCTGCAGGTCGCCGCACAAGCAAACGCGCAGATTGACGCCGAGATTGGCCAAAAAGACCATTTCCGGATGGAAACGAACTAGAAGGGCCAGGTGCGCCAGTACAGCTTGCTTCGAATCCAGAAGCCATAGATCCCGAGCGGCTCGAAGAGCATGATCAGGACCATGATCAGTCCATAGACAATGAACTGGATATTCGACACGCCGGTGATCGAGAAATAGCTCTGCGAAAGCGCTTGAAGCCATTCCCCCAGATAGGGGATGCTCAGGATGTTGCGCAGCTCGAGGTCGAGCCAGCTGAGGAGACACGCCCCCGCGATCGACCCGAAGATGGAGCCGAGCCCTCCAACGACCACCATGGCCAGAAAGATGATGGACATGAGAAGACCGAACATCTCCGGCTCGATGAACCGGAGGACGAAGGCGTACAGCCCCCCGGCGATGCCGGTGTAAAAGGCGCTCACGGCGAAGGCGAGCGTCTTGTAGAGCGTCAGATTCACCCCCATCGTTTCGGCGGCGACATCCGCATCGCGCAGGGCGATGAAGGCGCGGCCCACTTTCGTCTTGATGATGTTGCGTGCAGCCAGCGTCAGGAGGACGGTGATGGTCACCAGCAGATAGTAGAAATCGCGGTCGGAGTCCAGGCGCCAGGGACCGATGACGAGGTCCGGGGTGTGCAGCCCCTGCCGCCCCCCGAACAGCTCGATCCGCCCGATCACCTGGGTGATCGTCAGGCCGAACCCGAGGGTCGCGATCGAAAGATAGGGGCCTTCCAGACGCAGGGCCGGAAGGCCGAGGAGGAAGCCGAAGAGCGCCGCACCGAGCGCCGCGGCGGGGAGCGCCAGGATGAACGGGAGATGGACCTCCGACATCAGGATGATGGTGCCGTAGGCGCCCAGGGCGAAGAACCCCGCATGCCCCAGCGAGATCTGCCCCGTGTAGCCGACCAGGAGATTCAGACCGACCGCCACGAGGATGTTGATGGCCATGTAATTGGCCATGTAGATATAGTAGTTTCTAGCGAATAACGGGAAAAAGACCAGGAAGGCGATCAGACAAAGAAACCAGAAAACGACCACGCCGGAACTGAACAGCTGTACATCCTCATAGTAATCCCTCTTCATGTCCATATGCGGGTACTCCCTAATGATCCAGGTCTCGGAAGTCGAATGAACGTGCAGAGCAGAACCGGTGACAAGATGCCGGGTGTACGCGCAGGGCCGGTTTCGGAAGGCCCGTGGGCGTTCACTTCCCCGCTAGTTTGTCGGCGACTTTATGATAGTATATCTCCGTCTCCTCCAGCAGGGGCGACTTGTGCCCCATCATGTTGAGTTTCATGATCTGGTAATTGATCTTCTTGATGAGCTTGTAACGCTCCCTCTCGTCAGGAATGCCCTCCAACAGATCTTCCATCTGCCGGATTTCCTTCTTGAGCTGCAATTCCGGCGGGAGGCAATCGGCGTTTTTCAAAATCTTGTAGGCCATCCTGAGGTCCTCGGGGATGCCGCTGTCATCCTCGATTTGGAGGGGCTTGCCGCGGCCCGGCAGATCTTTGAACTCCCCCCGGTCCAAGGCTTCCTGAATGCGCCGCTCGGCGATCTTGTCGAATGCAAACATAGGCGTGCGAAAAACGCTCCTTCACGGTGGAAAAAAGGATGCATGCCCGGGCGGGAATCCCCAGAACGCGGGGTTCGAGCATGTAATCTTCAAAACGGTACGCATTTCGCCTCCACCCCGATCCAGGGGGATCAGCCTTCCCGGGAGGGGGTATCGATCATTCCAGGATGGGAGGTCGGACGGCGGAGATGCTCGGTTACTTTTTATACAAAAATCCTTCGGATTTCAAGCCAAATCGCCGCATGCTGCACCCATCCTCCAGACATATCCGGCTTGACAACGGCCTGCCCCGTCGGTTATGTCCATGATATTCAACCTTTTTGCCTTTGCCACGGGCAGAAGGCCTGTGGACCCGGTTTATGGAAGCCGATATGATCGACCCGCTCGACAAGAAAATCATCGCCCAGATCCAGGGAGACATCCCCTTGGAGGCGCGGCCTTTCGCTGTCATCGCGGCGCGGCTTGGCATCCAGGAAACTGAAGTGATCGAGCGGATCCGCCGCCTGAAGGCGCACGGAACCATCCGCCGCTTCGGCGCCACCCTCCGCCATCAGGAGGCCGGATTCGGCGCCAATGCCATGGTGGCCTGGCGCGTGCCCGATGAGCGCATCGACGAGGTGGGGGAAGCGCTGGCGCGGTTCCCGGCGGTAACGCATTGCTATCACAGGCCGCCTCAGGGCGAGTGGCCTTTCAACCTGTACACGATGGTTCACGGGAGCAGCCGGGAGGAATGCCGCCGGATGGCGCGCGAGATGTCGGAGGCCGTCCAGATTCGGGATTACACCCTGTT harbors:
- a CDS encoding transposase — protein: MAPRYRVTLSAEERKELEALTRRGKIQARKFIHARALLLCDAGPDGPAWATDEVATALGASTRMIEHLKKRFVEEGLEAALERKPREKPPREVIFDGAFEARLIALACSEAPDGHQRWTVRLLADKAVELKFARAVSHMTVQRILKKTNLNLTSASTGKSRRKGVRRS
- a CDS encoding Amino acid or sugar ABC transport system, permease protein — encoded protein: MDMKRDYYEDVQLFSSGVVVFWFLCLIAFLVFFPLFARNYYIYMANYMAINILVAVGLNLLVGYTGQISLGHAGFFALGAYGTIILMSEVHLPFILALPAAALGAALFGFLLGLPALRLEGPYLSIATLGFGLTITQVIGRIELFGGRQGLHTPDLVIGPWRLDSDRDFYYLLVTITVLLTLAARNIIKTKVGRAFIALRDADVAAETMGVNLTLYKTLAFAVSAFYTGIAGGLYAFVLRFIEPEMFGLLMSIIFLAMVVVGGLGSIFGSIAGACLLSWLDLELRNILSIPYLGEWLQALSQSYFSITGVSNIQFIVYGLIMVLIMLFEPLGIYGFWIRSKLYWRTWPF
- a CDS encoding conserved hypothetical protein (Evidence 4 : Unknown function but conserved in other organisms); amino-acid sequence: MFAFDKIAERRIQEALDRGEFKDLPGRGKPLQIEDDSGIPEDLRMAYKILKNADCLPPELQLKKEIRQMEDLLEGIPDERERYKLIKKINYQIMKLNMMGHKSPLLEETEIYYHKVADKLAGK
- a CDS encoding conserved hypothetical protein (Evidence 4 : Unknown function but conserved in other organisms), with protein sequence MEADMIDPLDKKIIAQIQGDIPLEARPFAVIAARLGIQETEVIERIRRLKAHGTIRRFGATLRHQEAGFGANAMVAWRVPDERIDEVGEALARFPAVTHCYHRPPQGEWPFNLYTMVHGSSREECRRMAREMSEAVQIRDYTLLFSEREFKKTSMAYF